In Desulfovulcanus ferrireducens, the genomic window TCAGGTTGTTTGAAATCAGAAGTGACACAGATGTGTATGTCTTCGATCACGCTTATGACCGAAAATAAGACCGTAGGAGGTATAGAAATCTTTACTCCTCCACCGGTGTAGTCATTTTTCATGGAATCTTTGCCCGAGATGCAGGGCACACCAAAGACTTGGCAATAATGGGCCAAAGCTTTATTGGCCCGCACCAGTTGTGCGAGTTTATAATGTCCATCTGGTGTCTTTTCCGACTGGACAGGATCGCACCAGCAAAAATTGTCTACCCCGGCCATATGGCGTAAATCTCCGCCCACGGCCACGGCATTGCGTATGGCTTCGTCAATGGCATTGGCCATCATCCAATAGGTATCGAAATCGCTGAATTTTGGGCAAATGCCATTGCTAACAACCAAGCCCCGGTCTTTGCTCAGAACGGGTCTGATCACGGCGGCATCGGCCGGGCCATCGTTTACAAGACCCACCAGGGGTTTAATTACACTTCCACCCTGCACTTCATGGTCATATTGGCGGATTATATACTCCCGAGAACAAATATTTAACCTGGAGAGCATCTTTTCTAAAAATTTTCCCTGATCCCCGATTTTGTCTTTAGGAATTTCAACCCGCTCAGGAAACGAAGGCTTTTCCCAGATGGCTTTAAGTTCCATTTGGGGCAGGCCGTGATGCAGAAAGTTCATGTCCAGATAGGCAACTATTTTGTCTTTATACCGGACCAAAAATTTGCCGGAATCATTGAATTCGCCCAGAACCGAGGCTTCAACATCCATTTCCTGGGCCAGAGACAGAAAAGTATCAATCTTGTCTTTCGGAACAGCCAGGGTCATTCTTTCCTGGGCTTCAGACAAGAGTATCTCCCAGGGCCGCAGACCATCGTATTTGAGTGGTGCCTTGCTTAAGTCCAGGTCACATCCGCCGCAGTCCTCGGCCATCTCGCCTACAGAGGAAGAGAGTCCGCCCGCGCCATTGTCGGTGATGGCATTATACAGGCCCATGTCCCTAGCCCTCATCAAAAAATCATACATTTTGCGCTGGGTAATCGGGTCGCCGATTTGTACGGCTGTTGCAGGAGAGCCTTCATGAAGTTCCTCGGAGGAGAAGGTGGCTCCGTGAATACCGTCTTTGCCTATGCGCCCACCAGTCATGACAATCAAGTCTCCTGGCCGGGCCTTTTTCTCATATCCGGGCTGGCCGTTGATTTTGGCCGGAATAGTACCGACGGTCCCGCAAAAGACCAGGGGTTTACCCAGGTAGCGCTCATCAAAAATTACCCCTCCATTGACAGTGGGAATACCGGATTTATTTCCGCCATGCTCTACTCCTTCGCGTACGCCTTCCATGACCCGGCGGGGATGAAGCAGTCTTGGGGGGAGCTCTTTATCGTAAAAAGGCGATGCAAAACAAAAAACGTCTGTATTACACAGCAAGTTGGCGCCCAGGCCTGTACCCATTGGATCCCTGTTCACGCCAACAATACCGGTCAACGCCCCTCCATAAGGATCCAGAGCAGAAGGACTATTGTGTGTTTCTACCTTGATGCAGACCAGGAGTTCCTCGTCAAACTCAATGACACCAGCATTGTCTTTAAAAACAGAACGACAAAAATCTTTATCCCCTTTTTGCTGGCGGATGGTTTTGGTGCTTCCGGCTATATAGGTCTTGAATAGGCTATCAATCAGCTCTTTTTTATTAGTTTCCCTGTCTTCATACGCTATCCGGGCGTTAAATATCTTGTGTTTGCAGTGTTCAGACCAGGTTTGAGCAAGACACTCCAGTTCAGCATCTGTAGGCTCAGAGGACAACCCAAGAACCTGGCGTGCTTTTCGTACCTCTTCTCGGCTATAATAATTTTTTATGGCGTATAATTCTTGAAGACTTAGAGCGAGAACCCTCTCACGGCTCAGGCGCAAAAGTTCTTCATCACTTAAACCTTGTAGCGGAACGATCTCCACCTCATCGCTGGCCTGACCAGTAACTTTGGGTTCAACAACAGGGAAGCCAGGTTGTTTTGACCACTCATCTCTGCTTTTTACTGCAAAGCGCTGAATAAGTTCGTTGGCCAAAAGGTCCCGGGCAATATGCTCAACCTGATCTTGGGTTAAATCTCCTGTAAGCAGGAATTGTTCACTGGTGTATACTCTAAAATCTGCTTGTTCACTACCTGAGGCGGAACCCAGAACCATTTTTAGGGCTTCAGTAGCAGTTTTCCCCTCATTGTCGGTAACACCCGGCCTGAATCCTACCTCAATAACCCAGTCAAAATCCTGGGCCAGGGGAGTTAAAGAAGCTCTGTGCAGAACAGGATCAAAGAGGGCTTCCTTAGCCAGAACCTGGTCCACTTCTTTTTCAGTTAGTCCGGCGATGGTATAGCCTTTGATGATGCGCACCTTTTCCACCTGTATGCCCAATTCCTCCCTGATCTTTCGGGCTACTTTTTCTCCGCGTACATCTTTGACGTCGGGGCGCAGGGCAACCTCTATCTTAAAAAGCATAGTTCGTACTCCTTAAATTAAAGTTTACTTGTAAAATAACGAGGTCGTGGGTTTGTAGCTTCTAAGATTCAAAAGTTGTGGGTTGGAAATTTTTTTGTTTTTATTATCCTGTGGGATGAATCTGATTTGCATATTTATTAAGCGGGTTTATTGATTTTACCAGGCAAAAGGCAATTATGCATAAGACTACTATAGTAAAAAAAACAGCGGTTTGTGCTTTTTCAATCCCTCTGTGCTTAAACATCTTCTGCCCAAGCAATTCTATTGCCCCCTGAGCTTTTGGCCCTGTAACTTGCCTGGTCTGCCCTGAAGAGCAAATTATTTGCATCCTCATCTTCTTTTAACATGGCCAAACCAATACTTAACGTTAATTGACCATTAAATATTTGGTCAAAACTTTCTTTAATTCTTTCGGCTAGGGCTTCCAGGTTGTCTTTATCCACCTCGCTGGCCAGAAGGACAAATTCATCGCCCCCATAACGACAGGGAAAGTCCATTCCTTGTCGTGAATTTTGACGTAAAATCCGGCCCAATTTTGCCAGAGCCCGGTCGCCCTCTTGATGTCCAAAACAATCATTATATGTTTTAAATTTATCTAAATCAAAAAAAATAAGGCCTAACCCTTTTCCGGTTCGTTTGGCCCGACTGACTTCTCGCTTCAAAAATAGTTTGAGTTGATGGCGGTTAAATATCTTAGTCAGATAGTCAAATGTCGCTTGCATTTTGATTTTTTGTTCTAATCGTCTAATGGTAGTCAGGTCACGGCCAACAATAAGATATTGAGGAGTTGGACCACTTAGTTTAGTTATGATTAACTCCAGGGTTTTCAAGGTATTTCCCAAAGGAATAGTGGCCTCGATTGGCATATCCTGTTGATCAAGAATGCTTGGTCCCCAAATAGGAGCAATGACAGGTGCTGGAGTAGCAATGGTAAATAAATTTTTTCCTTTGAGGTGGGGAGCAGCATACTTTGGGGTAGCAAAGAGAATTTGGCCTTGTTTATCCACAGTTAGAACAAGATCTTGCATGGACTCAATCACACCATGCAAGAATTCGCGTTGTCGGACAATATCTGCCTCCAAAGAGGTAATATCGGAGATATCCTGTACAACAACCATGATTTGCTCTACCTTTTCAATTTTAACTTTGTGGGCAGCGATATGCCAGCATGGCTCTTTTTGTTTGGATGTGGGTTCAAAGGAACAAAAAAGTTTGCTATAATATTTTGATTTGCCTTCCAAGAAGTCAAGCCATAGAGGATCAGGGGGTAACTTGTGCGTCTGTGACATTAAATTCCAGAAAAACGTACCCTGAATATTTGCGTTTATTCCTAATATCTCTTTTAATTTACGGTTTAACTGTAAAATTTCTCCATTAAGATTCAACTGGGCTATACCAACAGGAAGAAG contains:
- a CDS encoding AIR synthase-related protein is translated as MLFKIEVALRPDVKDVRGEKVARKIREELGIQVEKVRIIKGYTIAGLTEKEVDQVLAKEALFDPVLHRASLTPLAQDFDWVIEVGFRPGVTDNEGKTATEALKMVLGSASGSEQADFRVYTSEQFLLTGDLTQDQVEHIARDLLANELIQRFAVKSRDEWSKQPGFPVVEPKVTGQASDEVEIVPLQGLSDEELLRLSRERVLALSLQELYAIKNYYSREEVRKARQVLGLSSEPTDAELECLAQTWSEHCKHKIFNARIAYEDRETNKKELIDSLFKTYIAGSTKTIRQQKGDKDFCRSVFKDNAGVIEFDEELLVCIKVETHNSPSALDPYGGALTGIVGVNRDPMGTGLGANLLCNTDVFCFASPFYDKELPPRLLHPRRVMEGVREGVEHGGNKSGIPTVNGGVIFDERYLGKPLVFCGTVGTIPAKINGQPGYEKKARPGDLIVMTGGRIGKDGIHGATFSSEELHEGSPATAVQIGDPITQRKMYDFLMRARDMGLYNAITDNGAGGLSSSVGEMAEDCGGCDLDLSKAPLKYDGLRPWEILLSEAQERMTLAVPKDKIDTFLSLAQEMDVEASVLGEFNDSGKFLVRYKDKIVAYLDMNFLHHGLPQMELKAIWEKPSFPERVEIPKDKIGDQGKFLEKMLSRLNICSREYIIRQYDHEVQGGSVIKPLVGLVNDGPADAAVIRPVLSKDRGLVVSNGICPKFSDFDTYWMMANAIDEAIRNAVAVGGDLRHMAGVDNFCWCDPVQSEKTPDGHYKLAQLVRANKALAHYCQVFGVPCISGKDSMKNDYTGGGVKISIPPTVLFSVISVIEDIHICVTSDFKQPEELIYILGLTRKELGGSEFFSELGLKAGQVPLVDALSARKRYLTLNQAIQQKLITSCHDLSDGGLAVALAEMAIGGRLGARVDLAHVPTSPRDLSLEEMLYSESASRFLVTVKKENKQKFEDLFQGQTLGFIGQTLAEPKLTFEFKDKALFTCEVEKLTAAWKKTLDW